A single window of Colletes latitarsis isolate SP2378_abdomen chromosome 11, iyColLati1, whole genome shotgun sequence DNA harbors:
- the Fzr gene encoding fizzy and cell division cycle 20 related, whose product MFHHEYEKRLLKSSSESHINNPAGPGLHSSVYFSPTKMLNNSFDRFIPTRSGNNWQTTFSMISENNRNGIVTKKARENGEGSRDGIAYSCLLKNELLGASIEDVKGQCEERRVLSPLVTKNLFKYTTPMKDHTLLDQSSPYSLSPLSAKSQKLLRSPRKATRKISRIPFKVLDAPELQDDFYLNLVDWSSQNVLSVGLGSCVYLWSACTSQVTRLCDLSNDGNSVTSVAWNERGNLVAVGTHLGYIQVWDVAVSKQVSKLQGHSARVGALAWNGEVLSSGSRDRLILQRDVRTPCVVSERRLGAHRQEVCGLKWSPDNQYLASGGNDNRLYVWNLHSLSPIQTYTEHLAAVKAIAWSPHHHGLLASGGGTADRCIRFWNTLTGQPMQCIDTGSQVCNLAWSKHSSELVSTHGYSQNQILVWKYPSLTQVAKLTGHSYRVLYLAMSPDGEAIVTGAGDETLRFWNVFSKARSQKENKSVLNLFTSIR is encoded by the coding sequence atgtttcaccaCGAATATGAGAAACGGCTGTTGAAGTCAAGTAGCGAAAGTCATATAAATAATCCGGCGGGTCCCGGACTACATTCATCAGTATATTTCTCACCGACCAAAATGCTTAACAATAGTTTCGATCGATTTATACCGACAAGATCTGGCAATAATTGGCAAACAACATTCTCAATGATATCGGAAAACAATCGAAACGGTATAGTTACGAAAAAAGCTCGCGAAAATGGAGAAGGTAGCCGCGATGGTATTGCTTATTCGTGCCTTCTAAAGAACGAACTGCTTGGAGCGAGCATAGAAGACGTAAAAGGACAGTGCGAAGAGCGGAGAGTATTGTCGCCGTTAGTTACCAAAAATCTCTTCAAATACACAACACCTATGAAAGATCATACGCTGCTCGATCAAAGTTCGCCGTATTCTTTGTCTCCATTGAGTGCCAAAAGCCAAAAACTTCTAAGATCACCGAGGAAAGCAACCAGAAAGATTTCAAGAATACCTTTCAAAGTACTTGATGCTCCAGAATTACAGGACGACTTTTATTTAAATCTTGTCGATTGGTCTTCTCAGAATGTTCTTAGTGTTGGCCTGGGTAGCTGTGTCTATTTATGGTCTGCTTGTACCAGTCAGGTTACCAGATTATGTGATTTGTCCAATGATGGCAACAGTGTAACATCAGTTGCTTGGAACGAAAGAGGAAACTTAGTTGCAGTAGGTACACATCTAGGCTATATTCAAGTTTGGGACGTAGCTGTGagtaaacaagtaagcaagttACAAGGACATAGTGCAAGAGTTGGGGCATTAGCATGGAATGGCGAAGTTTTATCATCTGGTAGTAGAGATAGGTTGATATTGCAAAGAGACGTTAGAACTCCTTGTGTCGTTAGTGAAAGACGTTTAGGAGCACACAGGCAAGAAGTTTGCGGACTAAAATGGTCGCCGGATAATCAATATTTAGCCTCTGGCGGTAATGATAATCGTCTTTATGTGTGGAACTTACATTCCCTTTCGCCAATACAAACTTATACAGAACATTTGGCAGCTGTTAAAGCTATCGCATGGTCTCCACATCATCATGGTCTATTGGCCTCTGGTGGTGGTACAGCAGACAGATGCATCAGATTTTGGAACACATTAACTGGTCAACCGATGCAATGTATTGACACTGGTTCTCAAGTTTGTAATTTGGCATGGAGTAAGCATAGTTCAGAACTAGTCAGTACGCACGGCTATTCTCAAAatcaaattctggtttggaagtatccaagtttaacgcaAGTTGCAAAATTAACAGGACATTCTTATAGGGTATTATATTTAGCTATGTCACCAGATGGTGAAGCTATTGTGACTGGTGCTGGTGATGAAACTTTACGTTTTTGGAATGTGTTTAGTAAAGCACGTAGTCAAAAAGAAAATAAGTCTGTATTGAACCTCTTTACTAGTATTCGAtag
- the LOC143347766 gene encoding vacuole membrane protein 1 has protein sequence MLENTTAIQRMKDSNPVNGAQQNIGEKKSFTPLPENRYNSNNEFHIDSEHLTLWQHPITTLNYFFRELFLTILSLGKKTLHYRRTVWSVVSIILLFLTLSRIVGPHQEILKAWETKVMWWSYWVGLGVLSSVGLGTGLHTFVLYLGPHIAAVTMAAYECGALNFPEPPYPDQIICPKTIDPIWTAGVLNIMRKVRIEAMLWGAGTALGELPPYFMARAARISRQNNRNEKFDQEDLKELEALEALENGENVSLLIRIKITMKHFVQKAGFWGILACASIPNPLFDLAGLTCGHYLIPFWTFFGATLIGKAVIKMHIQQLAVIIAFNEELLDKFMKLLAIVPYVGSKFQEPLKKYLIEQKQKLHDKTSTDGATTISWLFDKFVILMVCYFLVTIIHALARNYHRKRTKMSTD, from the exons ATGTTGGAAAATACCACTGCCATTCAACGTATGAAGGATTCAAATCCTGTTAATGGTGCTCAACaaaatataggagaaaagaaatcgTTTACGCCACTTCCAGAAAATCGATATAATTCAAATAATGAATTTCATATAGACTCTGAACATTTAACGCTATGGCAGCATCCAATTACtacgttaaattatttttttcgagAACTGTTTCTTACCATACTCAGCCTGGGGAAAAAGACATTGCATTACAGAAGAACAGTGTGGAGCGTAGTGTCAATAATTCTGTTGTTTCTTACATTGAGTAGGATTGTTGGTCCACACCAAGAG ATTTTAAAAGCATGGGAAACAAAAGTAATGTGGTGGTCatattgggtaggtctgggtgtaCTTTCCAGTGTAGGTCTTGGTACAGGCTTACACACTTTCGTACTTTATTTAGGGCCACATATAGCGGCTGTTACTATGGCTGCATATGAATGTGGTGCTCTCAACTTTCCTGAACCACCATATCCTGATCAAATAATATGTCcaaaaacaattgatccaatatGGACAGCAGGGGTATTAAATATTATGAGGAAAGTACGTATAGAAGCTATGCTTTGGGGTGCTGGCACTGCTCTCGGCGAACTACCGCCATATTTTATGGCCAGAGCTGCTCGGATTAGCCGACAGAATAACAGAAATGAAAAATTCGATCAGGAAGATTTGAAAGAGTTAGAAGCATTAGAAGCTCTAGAAAATGGTGAAAATGTATCGTTACTGATACGTATAAAAATAACTATGAAACATTTTGTACAAAAAGCAGGTTTCTGGGGGATTCTTGCCTGTGCTTCG ATACCTAATCCGTTATTTGACCTCGCCGGTTTGACGTGCGGTCATTACCTAATTCCATTTTGGACATTCTTTGGTGCAACGCTGATAGGAAAAGCTGTTATAAAAATGCACATTCAACAGCTTGCAGTTATTATAGCTTTTAACGAGGAACTTTTAGACAAATTTATGAAATTATTGGCAATTGTACCATACGTTGGTTCAAAGTTTCAAGAACCATTGAAAAAGTATCTTATCGAACAGAAACAAAAATTACACGACAAGACATCCACG GATGGAGCAACAACAATTTCATGGTTATTTGATAAGTTTGTAATATTGATGGTGTGTTACTTTTTAGTAACAATTATTCATGCATTGGCAAGAAACTATCATCGCAAACGTACTAAAATGTCTACTGATTAA
- the LOC143347576 gene encoding phospholipase DDHD1 isoform X1 gives MSNSRTDVDPFSETPLEFQHCEGIMEVTTEQNSEEETKSITNELTYAESLMPEQVRWFYRDGVDKRWVEFCGYDSLRIENAWRNYQSLFSKNDDMTNNLRPIEKIVVKGGMYDVEIDKMKCVSIYCPGEEWEIMRGTWYYDGSWIPLESEQSKVIEEVHLNLFQKQPPGRCTSTCDTSSHSYKILHTEHFPEFHVDWHNINDVILYSEYRHSKLMRSVTSKLGFAKTTGYQLRRGYKVAAVMEDKLHDIDHLVFVVHGIGQKRDTGKIIRNTTSFRDCVDWLKQKYFPNSNYRVEFFPVEWRSSLKLDGDIVDAITPYSVLSIRHLLNTSAMDILYYTSPLYGGEVRAGLQKELNRLYFMFASRHPGWKGKVSILAHSLGCVIVYDIVTGWMGPDTRPPSPETQEVLLQRLQFPIENLFCLGSPLSVFLALRTRTPSNRTDVMPQDLCKRFYNIFHWSDPVAYRMEPLLERGYSKIEPVLIPPYGGVDGQQIEQSLPTMSNADQNFSPTVRKHVMAENEERDESPDMSSRATDKGWSLWGLVRAGWNAKEDASIPLQPGQELAQRLDYVLRASLGRNYLYTVAAHTTYWSNYDVAYFVLTRLFPTLET, from the exons ATGTCTAATAGTAGAACCGACGTTGATCCTTTCAGTGAAACACCTTTGGAATTTCAACATTGCGAag gaaTTATGGAAGTCACCACAGAACAAAATTCAGAGGAGGAAACGAAAAGCATAACAAATGAGTTGACATATGCAGAATCTTTGATGCCAGAACAAGTACGGTGGTTTTATAGAGATGGTGTAGACAAAAGATGGGTAGAATTCTGTGGATATGATAGCTTAAGAATTGAAAATGCTTGGCGAAATTATCAAAGCTTGTTTAGCAAAAATGATGACATGACTAATAATTTACGTCCTATTGAGAAAATTGTAGTCAAAGGTGGAATGTATGATGTGGAAATTGATAAAATGAAATGTGTATCTATATATTGTCCAG gtgaagaatgggaaattaTGAGAGGTACATGGTATTATGATGGTAGTTGGATACCTTTAGAATCAGAACAGTCTAAAGTTATTGAAGAAGTACATCTTAATTTATTTCAAAAACAACCTCCAGGACGATGCACATCAACATGCGATACATCATCTCACTCTTACAAAa TACTACACACAGAACATTTTCCGGAATTTCATGTAGATTGGCATAACATAAATGATGTGATATTGTATAGTGAATATAGACATAGTAAATTAATGCGTAGTGTTACATCAAAACTGGGCTTTGCAAAAA CCACTGGTTATCAATTAAGACGGGGCTACAAAGTTGCTGCAGTAATGGAAGACAAACTGCATGACATTGATCATTTGGTGTTTGTAGTTCATGGAATTGGTCAGAAAAGAGATACAGGAAAAATTATACGGAATACAACGTC GTTTAGGGACTGTGTAGATTGGttaaagcaaaaatattttccaaattcCAATTATAGAGTAGAATTTTTTCCTGTTGAGTGGCGGTCATCGTTAAAACTTGACGGCG ATATAGTAGATGCTATTACACCTTATAGTGTATTAAGTATACGACACCTATTAAATACATCAGCAATGGATATTCTCTATTACACAAGTCCTCTTTATGGCGGAGAAGTAAGGGCTGGTTTACAAAAAGAATTAAATAGATTATACTTTATGTTTGCTAGTCGACATCCTGGTTGGAAAGGAAAAGTTTCTATCTTGGCACATTCTTTAGGATGTGTAATTGTTTATGACATTGTCACAGGTTGGATGGGTCCAGATACAAGACCTCCATCTCCAGAAACACAGGAAGTTTTATTGCAACGTTTACAGTTCcca ATTGAGAATTTATTTTGTTTGGGTTCTCCATTGTCTGTATTTCTTGCATTACGTACACGTACTCCATCCAACAGAACAGATGTGATGCCTCAAGATTTATGCAAaagattttataatatatttcacTGGTCTGACCCTGTAGCTTATAGAATGGAACCACTTTTAGAAAGAGGATACAGTAAAATTGAACCAGTTCTTATTCCACCTTATGGAGGAGTTGATGGCCAACAGATAGAACAGTCACTTCCAACAATGAGTAATGCAGACCAAAATTTTTCTCCTACAG ttCGAAAACATGTCatggcagaaaatgaggaaagggATGAAAGTCCAGATATGTCTAGTCGCGCAACAGATAAAGGTTGGAGCCTTTGGGGTTTAGTGCGAGCTGGGTGGAATGCCAAAGAAGATGCTTCTATACCACTTCAACCAGGACaag AATTAGCCCAGCGGTTGGATTATGTACTCCGGGCAAGTTTGGGACGAAATTATCTGTACACGGTAGCAGCGCATACAACATATTGGAGTAACTATGACGTAGCCTACTTTGTGCTCACAAGACTCTTCCCAACATTAGAAACGTGA
- the LOC143347576 gene encoding phospholipase DDHD1 isoform X2, producing MSNSRTDVDPFSETPLEFQHCEGIMEVTTEQNSEEETKSITNELTYAESLMPEQVRWFYRDGVDKRWVEFCGYDSLRIENAWRNYQSLFSKNDDMTNNLRPIEKIVVKGGMYDVEIDKMKCVSIYCPGEEWEIMRGTWYYDGSWIPLESEQSKVIEEVHLNLFQKQPPGRCTSTCDTSSHSYKILHTEHFPEFHVDWHNINDVILYSEYRHSKLMRSVTSKLGFAKTTGYQLRRGYKVAAVMEDKLHDIDHLVFVVHGIGQKRDTGKIIRNTTSFRDCVDWLKQKYFPNSNYRVEFFPVEWRSSLKLDGDIVDAITPYSVLSIRHLLNTSAMDILYYTSPLYGGEVRAGLQKELNRLYFMFASRHPGWKGKVSILAHSLGCVIVYDIVTGWMGPDTRPPSPETQEVLLQRLQFPIENLFCLGSPLSVFLALRTRTPSNRTDVMPQDLCKRFYNIFHWSDPVAYRMEPLLERGYSKIEPVLIPPYGGVDGQQIEQSLPTMSNADQNFSPTENEERDESPDMSSRATDKGWSLWGLVRAGWNAKEDASIPLQPGQELAQRLDYVLRASLGRNYLYTVAAHTTYWSNYDVAYFVLTRLFPTLET from the exons ATGTCTAATAGTAGAACCGACGTTGATCCTTTCAGTGAAACACCTTTGGAATTTCAACATTGCGAag gaaTTATGGAAGTCACCACAGAACAAAATTCAGAGGAGGAAACGAAAAGCATAACAAATGAGTTGACATATGCAGAATCTTTGATGCCAGAACAAGTACGGTGGTTTTATAGAGATGGTGTAGACAAAAGATGGGTAGAATTCTGTGGATATGATAGCTTAAGAATTGAAAATGCTTGGCGAAATTATCAAAGCTTGTTTAGCAAAAATGATGACATGACTAATAATTTACGTCCTATTGAGAAAATTGTAGTCAAAGGTGGAATGTATGATGTGGAAATTGATAAAATGAAATGTGTATCTATATATTGTCCAG gtgaagaatgggaaattaTGAGAGGTACATGGTATTATGATGGTAGTTGGATACCTTTAGAATCAGAACAGTCTAAAGTTATTGAAGAAGTACATCTTAATTTATTTCAAAAACAACCTCCAGGACGATGCACATCAACATGCGATACATCATCTCACTCTTACAAAa TACTACACACAGAACATTTTCCGGAATTTCATGTAGATTGGCATAACATAAATGATGTGATATTGTATAGTGAATATAGACATAGTAAATTAATGCGTAGTGTTACATCAAAACTGGGCTTTGCAAAAA CCACTGGTTATCAATTAAGACGGGGCTACAAAGTTGCTGCAGTAATGGAAGACAAACTGCATGACATTGATCATTTGGTGTTTGTAGTTCATGGAATTGGTCAGAAAAGAGATACAGGAAAAATTATACGGAATACAACGTC GTTTAGGGACTGTGTAGATTGGttaaagcaaaaatattttccaaattcCAATTATAGAGTAGAATTTTTTCCTGTTGAGTGGCGGTCATCGTTAAAACTTGACGGCG ATATAGTAGATGCTATTACACCTTATAGTGTATTAAGTATACGACACCTATTAAATACATCAGCAATGGATATTCTCTATTACACAAGTCCTCTTTATGGCGGAGAAGTAAGGGCTGGTTTACAAAAAGAATTAAATAGATTATACTTTATGTTTGCTAGTCGACATCCTGGTTGGAAAGGAAAAGTTTCTATCTTGGCACATTCTTTAGGATGTGTAATTGTTTATGACATTGTCACAGGTTGGATGGGTCCAGATACAAGACCTCCATCTCCAGAAACACAGGAAGTTTTATTGCAACGTTTACAGTTCcca ATTGAGAATTTATTTTGTTTGGGTTCTCCATTGTCTGTATTTCTTGCATTACGTACACGTACTCCATCCAACAGAACAGATGTGATGCCTCAAGATTTATGCAAaagattttataatatatttcacTGGTCTGACCCTGTAGCTTATAGAATGGAACCACTTTTAGAAAGAGGATACAGTAAAATTGAACCAGTTCTTATTCCACCTTATGGAGGAGTTGATGGCCAACAGATAGAACAGTCACTTCCAACAATGAGTAATGCAGACCAAAATTTTTCTCCTACAG aaaatgaggaaagggATGAAAGTCCAGATATGTCTAGTCGCGCAACAGATAAAGGTTGGAGCCTTTGGGGTTTAGTGCGAGCTGGGTGGAATGCCAAAGAAGATGCTTCTATACCACTTCAACCAGGACaag AATTAGCCCAGCGGTTGGATTATGTACTCCGGGCAAGTTTGGGACGAAATTATCTGTACACGGTAGCAGCGCATACAACATATTGGAGTAACTATGACGTAGCCTACTTTGTGCTCACAAGACTCTTCCCAACATTAGAAACGTGA
- the E(r) gene encoding enhancer of rudimentary produces the protein MSHTILLVQPGNRPETRTYSDYESVNECMEGVCKIYEEHLKRRNPNTPTITYDISQLFDFIDQLTDLSCLVYQKSTNTYAPYNKDWIKEKIYVLLRRAAGHNE, from the exons ATG TCTCATACAATATTGCTTGTCCAACCAGGCAATAGACCTGAAACAAGAACATATTCTGATTATGAAAGTGTTAATGAATGTATGGAAG GAGTATGCAAAATTTATGAGGAACATTTAAAGAGGCGGAATCCAAATACTCCAACAATAACATATGATATCAGTCAGTTGTTTGACTTTATTGATCAACTCACAGATTTATCATGCCTTGTTTATCAAAAATCTACAAATACGTATGCTCCATACAACAAGGATTGGattaaagaaaaaatatatGTTTTATTACGCAGAGCTGCTGGACATAATGAATAA
- the LOC143347576 gene encoding phospholipase DDHD1 isoform X3, with amino-acid sequence MEVTTEQNSEEETKSITNELTYAESLMPEQVRWFYRDGVDKRWVEFCGYDSLRIENAWRNYQSLFSKNDDMTNNLRPIEKIVVKGGMYDVEIDKMKCVSIYCPGEEWEIMRGTWYYDGSWIPLESEQSKVIEEVHLNLFQKQPPGRCTSTCDTSSHSYKILHTEHFPEFHVDWHNINDVILYSEYRHSKLMRSVTSKLGFAKTTGYQLRRGYKVAAVMEDKLHDIDHLVFVVHGIGQKRDTGKIIRNTTSFRDCVDWLKQKYFPNSNYRVEFFPVEWRSSLKLDGDIVDAITPYSVLSIRHLLNTSAMDILYYTSPLYGGEVRAGLQKELNRLYFMFASRHPGWKGKVSILAHSLGCVIVYDIVTGWMGPDTRPPSPETQEVLLQRLQFPIENLFCLGSPLSVFLALRTRTPSNRTDVMPQDLCKRFYNIFHWSDPVAYRMEPLLERGYSKIEPVLIPPYGGVDGQQIEQSLPTMSNADQNFSPTVRKHVMAENEERDESPDMSSRATDKGWSLWGLVRAGWNAKEDASIPLQPGQELAQRLDYVLRASLGRNYLYTVAAHTTYWSNYDVAYFVLTRLFPTLET; translated from the exons ATGGAAGTCACCACAGAACAAAATTCAGAGGAGGAAACGAAAAGCATAACAAATGAGTTGACATATGCAGAATCTTTGATGCCAGAACAAGTACGGTGGTTTTATAGAGATGGTGTAGACAAAAGATGGGTAGAATTCTGTGGATATGATAGCTTAAGAATTGAAAATGCTTGGCGAAATTATCAAAGCTTGTTTAGCAAAAATGATGACATGACTAATAATTTACGTCCTATTGAGAAAATTGTAGTCAAAGGTGGAATGTATGATGTGGAAATTGATAAAATGAAATGTGTATCTATATATTGTCCAG gtgaagaatgggaaattaTGAGAGGTACATGGTATTATGATGGTAGTTGGATACCTTTAGAATCAGAACAGTCTAAAGTTATTGAAGAAGTACATCTTAATTTATTTCAAAAACAACCTCCAGGACGATGCACATCAACATGCGATACATCATCTCACTCTTACAAAa TACTACACACAGAACATTTTCCGGAATTTCATGTAGATTGGCATAACATAAATGATGTGATATTGTATAGTGAATATAGACATAGTAAATTAATGCGTAGTGTTACATCAAAACTGGGCTTTGCAAAAA CCACTGGTTATCAATTAAGACGGGGCTACAAAGTTGCTGCAGTAATGGAAGACAAACTGCATGACATTGATCATTTGGTGTTTGTAGTTCATGGAATTGGTCAGAAAAGAGATACAGGAAAAATTATACGGAATACAACGTC GTTTAGGGACTGTGTAGATTGGttaaagcaaaaatattttccaaattcCAATTATAGAGTAGAATTTTTTCCTGTTGAGTGGCGGTCATCGTTAAAACTTGACGGCG ATATAGTAGATGCTATTACACCTTATAGTGTATTAAGTATACGACACCTATTAAATACATCAGCAATGGATATTCTCTATTACACAAGTCCTCTTTATGGCGGAGAAGTAAGGGCTGGTTTACAAAAAGAATTAAATAGATTATACTTTATGTTTGCTAGTCGACATCCTGGTTGGAAAGGAAAAGTTTCTATCTTGGCACATTCTTTAGGATGTGTAATTGTTTATGACATTGTCACAGGTTGGATGGGTCCAGATACAAGACCTCCATCTCCAGAAACACAGGAAGTTTTATTGCAACGTTTACAGTTCcca ATTGAGAATTTATTTTGTTTGGGTTCTCCATTGTCTGTATTTCTTGCATTACGTACACGTACTCCATCCAACAGAACAGATGTGATGCCTCAAGATTTATGCAAaagattttataatatatttcacTGGTCTGACCCTGTAGCTTATAGAATGGAACCACTTTTAGAAAGAGGATACAGTAAAATTGAACCAGTTCTTATTCCACCTTATGGAGGAGTTGATGGCCAACAGATAGAACAGTCACTTCCAACAATGAGTAATGCAGACCAAAATTTTTCTCCTACAG ttCGAAAACATGTCatggcagaaaatgaggaaagggATGAAAGTCCAGATATGTCTAGTCGCGCAACAGATAAAGGTTGGAGCCTTTGGGGTTTAGTGCGAGCTGGGTGGAATGCCAAAGAAGATGCTTCTATACCACTTCAACCAGGACaag AATTAGCCCAGCGGTTGGATTATGTACTCCGGGCAAGTTTGGGACGAAATTATCTGTACACGGTAGCAGCGCATACAACATATTGGAGTAACTATGACGTAGCCTACTTTGTGCTCACAAGACTCTTCCCAACATTAGAAACGTGA